In Ailuropoda melanoleuca isolate Jingjing chromosome X, ASM200744v2, whole genome shotgun sequence, a single genomic region encodes these proteins:
- the AKAP17A gene encoding A-kinase anchor protein 17A isoform X2 has protein sequence MAVKLHEQEQKEETLRLQQLEERRRLQEAELRRVEEEKERALGLQRKERELRERLLTILLSKKADAPHTQDELGVSHADLLQPVLDILQTVSASCVGAASLHPLVGPAPPSSPKETPPRLETDSTPKNVNGSVADEAQCKEGLNSRLAAAGDSSPEKRCPGVLSCIPDNNQQPKGLPAACDQNTPKKDIRSEQDKCNREPSGSRGRASGGRGEDDRHKRERSRPRRASSREDGRQPRKERRQHKKHSRQDDSPQQRSASPDHNRSRRSHSRERSSRRERSRDRRGGSGRKRSRHRRSDRDRSRSGSPSRHRSTWNR, from the exons ATG GCAGTGAAGCTGCAcgagcaggagcagaaggaggagacGCTGCGGCTGCAGCAGCTGGAGGAGCGGCGGCGGCTGCAGGAGGCCGAGCTGCGGCGcgtggaggaggagaaggagcggGCCCTGGGGCTGCAGCGCAAGGAGAGGGAGCTGCGGGAGCGCCTGCTGACCATCCTGCTGAGCAAGAAGGCCGACGCCCCCCACACGCAGGACGAGCTCGGGGTCTCCCACGCAGACCTGCTGCAGCCCGTGCTGGATATCCTGCAGACCGTGTCGGCCAGCTGCGTGGGCGCGGCCTCCCTGCATCCCCTTGTGGGCCCGGCGCCCCCCAGCTCCCCGAAGGAGACCCCGCCCCGTCTGGAGACCGACAGCACGCCGAAAAATGTGAACGGGAGCGTCGCCGATGAGGCCCAGTGCAAGGAAGGCCTGAATTCTCGCCTTGCGGCAGCAGGGGACAGCTCCCCGGAGAAGAGGTGCCCCGGCGTGCTCTCCTGTATTCCCGACAACAACCAGCAGCCCAAGGGCTTGCCCGCCGCCTGTGACCAGAACACCCCCAAAAAGGACATCCGTTCTGAGCAAGACAAGTGCAACCGCGAGCCCAGCGGGAGCCGAGGCCGGGCCAGCGGGGGTCGGGGGGAAGACGACAGACACAAGCGGGAAAGGAGCCGGCCGCGGCGGGCTAGTAGCCGGGAGGACGGGAGGCAGCCGCGGAAGGAGCGGCGGCAGCACAAGAAGCACTCGCGCCAGGACGACAGCCCTCAGCAGCGGAGCGCGAGCCCCGACCACAACCGGTCCCGGAGGTCCCACAGCAGAGAGCGGTCCAGCCGGAGGGAGAGGAGCCGAGACCGCAGGGGCGGCTCGGGCAGGAAGCGCAGCCGCCATCGCCGCAGTGACCGAGACCGGTCGCGCTCAGGGTCCCCCAGCCGGCACCGCAGTACCTGGAACAGGTAA
- the AKAP17A gene encoding A-kinase anchor protein 17A isoform X1 has protein sequence MRPGRGRDGRAALRPERPPGTPRPRGTCRPSATLERAGGVGVHVRAFPFVLQAVKLHEQEQKEETLRLQQLEERRRLQEAELRRVEEEKERALGLQRKERELRERLLTILLSKKADAPHTQDELGVSHADLLQPVLDILQTVSASCVGAASLHPLVGPAPPSSPKETPPRLETDSTPKNVNGSVADEAQCKEGLNSRLAAAGDSSPEKRCPGVLSCIPDNNQQPKGLPAACDQNTPKKDIRSEQDKCNREPSGSRGRASGGRGEDDRHKRERSRPRRASSREDGRQPRKERRQHKKHSRQDDSPQQRSASPDHNRSRRSHSRERSSRRERSRDRRGGSGRKRSRHRRSDRDRSRSGSPSRHRSTWNR, from the coding sequence ATGCGGCCCGGGCGTGGCAGGGACGGGCGGGCCGCACTCCGGCCAGAGCGCCCACCCGGTACCCCCAGGCCTCGGGGCACCTGCAGACCCAGCGCCACCTTGGAGCGTGCGGGGGGTGTTGGGGTCCATGTGCGCGCCTTCCCCTTTGTGCTGCAGGCAGTGAAGCTGCAcgagcaggagcagaaggaggagacGCTGCGGCTGCAGCAGCTGGAGGAGCGGCGGCGGCTGCAGGAGGCCGAGCTGCGGCGcgtggaggaggagaaggagcggGCCCTGGGGCTGCAGCGCAAGGAGAGGGAGCTGCGGGAGCGCCTGCTGACCATCCTGCTGAGCAAGAAGGCCGACGCCCCCCACACGCAGGACGAGCTCGGGGTCTCCCACGCAGACCTGCTGCAGCCCGTGCTGGATATCCTGCAGACCGTGTCGGCCAGCTGCGTGGGCGCGGCCTCCCTGCATCCCCTTGTGGGCCCGGCGCCCCCCAGCTCCCCGAAGGAGACCCCGCCCCGTCTGGAGACCGACAGCACGCCGAAAAATGTGAACGGGAGCGTCGCCGATGAGGCCCAGTGCAAGGAAGGCCTGAATTCTCGCCTTGCGGCAGCAGGGGACAGCTCCCCGGAGAAGAGGTGCCCCGGCGTGCTCTCCTGTATTCCCGACAACAACCAGCAGCCCAAGGGCTTGCCCGCCGCCTGTGACCAGAACACCCCCAAAAAGGACATCCGTTCTGAGCAAGACAAGTGCAACCGCGAGCCCAGCGGGAGCCGAGGCCGGGCCAGCGGGGGTCGGGGGGAAGACGACAGACACAAGCGGGAAAGGAGCCGGCCGCGGCGGGCTAGTAGCCGGGAGGACGGGAGGCAGCCGCGGAAGGAGCGGCGGCAGCACAAGAAGCACTCGCGCCAGGACGACAGCCCTCAGCAGCGGAGCGCGAGCCCCGACCACAACCGGTCCCGGAGGTCCCACAGCAGAGAGCGGTCCAGCCGGAGGGAGAGGAGCCGAGACCGCAGGGGCGGCTCGGGCAGGAAGCGCAGCCGCCATCGCCGCAGTGACCGAGACCGGTCGCGCTCAGGGTCCCCCAGCCGGCACCGCAGTACCTGGAACAGGTAA